GGAATTAAAACTAATATGGCGGCAAAAAAACCGAAAAATACGGCATTCTGAATACCCAGAACCATTAATGATGCCGTGTTAAGAAATCCCACAATCATAATAACCAATAACAATCCTACCAAATAATTCTTGATAACATCATTCACTTTCGATATTGTAATCGATATTTTATGTTTACTTGAGGTTTTCATAAGTTTAAATATGAAAGTCCTCAAAAAATCACGATACAATAAGAATAAGAAAATATATAAAGGTAAAAGTGAAAAATTCATCAAAAAATTGGAAGTACTGCTTAAAGTTTGACTCACAATTTTTGTACTGTTTTTAAGTATTTCTGTCACATATTTTTGACTTTCAGAGATCAGTTGCGTATGCGAAATCCGGAAATTATGTCTGAGCATTTTTTCAAATTCTGTAAACCAAACCACCGATTTTTTTTCAATCATCGGAATCAAGGTTTCTAGTTCAAGAATTTGAGAAACAATAAAATAAGAAGCTATTCCGAGAAATATCACGGAAATTATTATAGTAATGGTAATTGACAGTACCCGGTTTAAACCTTTTTTTTCAAAGAAATTGGTAATAGGAAAAAGTAAAAACGAAAACAAACCGGCGATAATAAAGGGGATGAGAATATCCTGCAAAATGTATAATCCATAAATACAAATCACAAAAATGATTAGTCCATACGCTATCCTTTGAAGTCCTATTGCCTGAGTTTTTGTCATTCCACTACTTCTTTTTGTTTTCTTTTATAAACTCTTTCAGAAACTACAATACTGATTTCGAATAAAATATATAAAGGAATTGCTACCAAAATCTGACTAATCATGTCAGGCGATGGTGTAATTATGGCCGCCACTATCAGGATTACGACAAATGCATGTTTACGATATTCTTTCAGGAATTTTGGAGTTACAATTCCTATTCTGGTCAATACAAAAATCGCCATTGGCAACTGAAATGTTACTCCGCATGCCAGAGTCAAGGTCGCCAGAACTGAAATATAGGACTGAATATCAAATTGGTTTTCAATGCTGGGATCGATCTGGAAATTAACAAGGAAGTTGATGGCAAAAGGTGCAACCACAAAATACCCGAACATTATCCCCAAAAAGAAAAGCAAAGTCACAAAAAATACCGAACCGTTTGCTGCTTTTTTCTCTGTGATTTTTAGACCGGGCTTGATAAAACGCCAGATTTCCCAAAACACATACGGAAAAGCCACCAAAAGTCCTACTATAGCGGAGGCAGTAAGTTGCATCATAAATTGACCGGAAACCTCACGGCTCATCAGAGAGAAATTGAGTTTATCGACACATAGGCTATCAATTCCTGTCCAATTTCCAAGTTCACACAATTTACGATATGTCCAGAAATCAGGACGGGAAGGAGCCAGAATTATTAAATTAAAAATCTTACCCATCATCACCCAGGCAGCAATCATAAACACCAAAATGGCCGCAACAGACCTGATAATATGCCAGCGAAGCTCTTCGAGGTGTTCTAAAAAAGTCATTTCTTTCTCACCCGATGGTTCTTCATCATCGTAATCGTAGTAGGGTGTCTGGTCTAAAGGCATTTTTTGAGTCTGATTTTAAATACAAATATATCTATGAATAAACAAAAAACCTCATAGCACCGTGACCATGAGGTTTTTTTGAAACTAAATTTATTATTTAAAAAGTGGAAACCATTTCATCCACTCATTAACTTCATTTTTTACCAAATTGATGGTTTCCTCATTGTCGTGATTCATCAAAACTTTGTCAACCAGGTCAACCACCTTTTTGAAGTCATTTTCATTCAAACCTCTGGTGGTCATTGCGGCTGTTCCTACTCTGATTCCTGAGGTTGTCATGGCTGATTCCTCATCAAAAGGTACCATATTTTTATTAACCGTGATATCAGCCTTTATCAAAGCGTTCTCAGCAAGTTTACCATTTAGACCTTTTGGTCTTAAGTCAATCAATGCCAGGTGATTATCTGTGCCACCTGAGATCACTTTATAACCTTTTTCCATGAATGCCTCTGCCATTACTTTAGCATTTTTTTGTACCTGATGGGCATAGTTGGTAAAGTTTTCGGTCAATGCCTCGCCAAATGCCACAGCTTTTGCAGCTATGATATGCTCCAGTGGTCCACCCTGAGTGCCGGGAAATACACCCGAATCAAGCAATGACGACATCATTCTTATTTTTCCTTTAGGAGTTTTGATTCCCATCGGATTTTCAAAATCGTTTCTCATCATTATTACACCACCACGGGTTCCTCTCAAAGTTTTGTGTGTTGTGGTAGTTACAATATGACAATGGTCAAAAGGGTCGTTGAGAAGGCCTTTGGCAATTAAACCGGCCGGATGTGAGATATCGGCAAGTAAAAGAGCACCTACTTTATCTGCAATACTTCTAAGTCTGACATAATCCCAATCTCTGGAATAAGCCGATGCCCCGCAAATGATAAGTTTTGGTTTTTCTGCAGCTGCAGTTGCCTCTACTTTATCCCAGTCGATCAAACCGGTTTCTTTTTCTACACCATAGAAAAATGGCTGAAAATATTTTCCGGAGATATTTACCGGGCTACCATGTGAAAGGTGACCACCGTGTGAAAGGTTAAATCCCAAAATTTTGTCTCCCGGCTGAAGACAAGCCAGAAATACCGCCATGTTAGCCTGAGCACCTGAATGCGGCTGTACGTTGGCCCAGGTAAGATTAAACAACTGCTTGAGCCTGTCAATGGCAATTTGCTCAACCTGGTCAACTACTTCACAACCTCCATAGTATCTTTTTCCGGGAAGTCCTTCGGCATATTTGTTGGTGAGTACACTACCGGCCGCTTCCATTACCTGGGGCGAAACGAAGTTTTCTGAGGCAATCAACTCAATACCATGTAGTTGACGGTCATGTTCTTTCTGAATCAGATCAAAAATCTGGGCATCTCTGTCAGGAGTAGAATTCATTAAAGGCATTAGTATAGAATCAAAAATATTTAGTAAATATGATTTTTTAAAACCGCCCGCAAAATTAAGAATCTTTTTTTAGTAAAATGATTATTGATTGATTTTTAGGTGATAAACTTGAAAAAATTAATTTGCATGTTTGAAATATTAAAAAATACAGGATTTGTTTTTTTTTCTGCATAAATCCCTTCTTATTTCAGATTAATAATATTTCTAAAAAAACATTAAGCGATATTTATTTAAAAGTATGATGAATGGCTTTAGTTTTTTAGGTTTTCTCAATTAAATTGCAGTTTTTAATCTAAAAATACAATGAACAAACTAAAACTACTTTTATTGGGTTTTCTGCTGTTTGCCGAAACATCCTTTGCCAATTTCCCGCCTGATGAGGGAATGTGGTTACCTTCATTGATTGGGAAAAATTACCAACAAATGAAAAAGCAGGGCTTCAAGCTCACTGCAAAAGATATTTATGATATCAACAATGCCAGCCTTAAAGATGCCATCGTATGGTTTGGTGGTTTTTGTACCGGTGAAATCGTTTCCAGTCAGGGTATGGTTTTTACCAATCACCACTGCGGTTATGATGCTATTGCTGGTAAAAGTACTCCCGAGGACAACATTCTTGACAACGGATTCTGGGCCAAAACCAATGCCGAAGAAAAACCCATCGAGGGCCTTTGGGTGCAAATTTTGGTAAGAATGGAAGACGTTTCAGATCAGATTTTACCACAACTAGCGGGTTTGAGTGAAAAAGACCGTGCTGCTAAAGTAAATCAATTGGGTCAGGAAATCTCGAAAAAAGCTACCGAAGGCACATCATATACAGCCAGAGTGAGTGAGTTTGCAAAAGGTAATGCCTATTATTTGTATGTTTTCGAGAAATTTGATGATATCAGACTGGTAGGTACTCCTCCCCAATCCATCGGAAAATATGGCGGAGATACAGACAACTGGGAGTGGCCACGTCATACCGGCGACTTTTCGGTGTTCAGAATTTATGCCAACAAAGAAAACAAAGCTGCAAAGTACAGTGCTGAAAACGTGCCGTTTACACCTAAAAAACATTTGCCTGTTTCTTTGAAAGGAATCAAACCCGGCGATTTTTCAATGGTTTTTGGTTTTCCTGGCCGCACCAACCGCTTTGAAAACTCAATGGGAGTGAAGCTTGCCACCGAAAAAACCAATATGGCGATTGTGAAAAACCGCGATATCAGACTCAAAGCCTGGAAAGAAGAAATGGACAAAGATGTAGCCGTTAAGTTAAAACTGGCTTCAGAATATGCTTCTATTGCCAATTATTGGAAATATTTTATTGGACAGACCGAGCAACTCAAAAAATTGAATGTGTATGACCAAAAACTAAAACTTGAGGCAGGATTTAAAGAATGGGCAAAAGGGAAACCTGAATATGAGCATATTTTTGATGAATGGGCTAAAGCTTACGAAGCATACACGCCAATAGCCACTCATAATCCATATCTTTCGCAAGGTATTTTGGGTACAACTTTGGTAGGAAATGTTTTTGGTTTCAGAAGCCTCGAAGCTCAGATGAAAGGTGAGATTTCGGCAGAAACAAAAGCAAAAATAAAAGAAACTGCTATGGCCAATATGACAGAATATCTCAATTCTGTAAATGTGCCTTCAGATAAAAAGATTTTTGCTCAGACCCTCCAGGCCTTCTATGAAGATATTGCAAAAGATCAACATCCTGAAATAATAGGTGAAATTCTTGCCACTGCCAGCACCGATATACCGGCTGCTGCTTTTGCAAAATATGCCGATAACGTATATGCTAACTCCATGTTTACATCGAAAGAAAAAATGGAGAAGTTTCTTGAAAATCCTACTTTGGATGCTCTTAATGCCGACCCTGCGTATAAGTATTATAATGGATTTTTGAAAAATTATCAGACAAGATTTGGTAAGCAAGTAGCTGAATTTCAGGAAACTGACAAGCGTTTGGCCCGTACTTTTATCAAAGGGATGAGCGAATACAACCCTTCTGCCGTGGCTTATTATGATGCCAACTCTACCATGAGAATCACGTATGGAAATGTACAGGATTATTCTCCAAAAGATGGTGTGAAATACAGTTATCGTACCACCGGTGCCGGTGTGATGGAAAAATATAAGCCGGGTGATTATGAGTTTGATTTACCTCAGAAGTTTATTGACTTGTATAACGCCAAAGATTTCGGTAGATATGCCGACAAAGATGGTGAACTGCCGGTAGGTTTTATTACCAACAATGATATCACAGGTGGAAACTCCGGTAGCCCTGTATTGAATGCTAAAGGTGAGTTGATTGGCCTTGCATTTGATGGCAACTGGGAAGCTATGTCAGGCGATATTATTTTCGACAAAAAATACAAAAGATGTATCAATGTTGATATCAGATATGTTTTATGGACTATCGAAAAATTAGGAGGTTCTTTATTGGTTAATGAATTAACCATAAAATAATATCTAGGTTAAATATATAGAGGGAGGCACGGAGTAATTCGTGCCTCTTTCTTTTTTTGAAAATATTTTAAAAATTTCACATAAAAGAAGAAATTCCAATATCTTTAGGGTAAGAATTAAAATAGCCATTAATAATTTTTCCTGTTTTCATACGGGATTTTACCTATAAACTATGAATGACTTCGAGGATTTGTTTCCGCTTTTGGCGGGATTCGAGCCTGTTACTTCTTTTACCGACTTACTTGTTTCATTTTCCGGGCTTTATTTTTACAATATTCTTAAAAAGGAATATTTAAGAGATATTTCTATTTTTTGGTGGAAATACTTCTTTTTATTTATGGGTCTTTCTACGTTTTTTGGAACTTTATCCCACATAATGGAGCATCAGGGTTACCAGAAAGTTTATGTTTTACTCTGGAATTGTATGCAGGTGTTAGCCGGATTTGCCATGTTTTATGCTCAGAGAGCCGCAGTCCTGGAGATTTCCGGAAAAATGACAAGCCGGATATTTTTATTCCTCGCCAATTTGCAATTCATGATTTTTGTACCCACTGTGCTTTATTTTCAAGACTTCAGGGTAGTTGCTTTTAATTCCTTATTGGTCATTATTCAGATGATGGTTTTATTTTTTCCGAGGCACTTTTCTATTAAATATTCTCATACCAAAATCTGGCTGGGCTTTTTTATATCGGTACTGACTGTTTTTATTCATCAGCAAAAATTGGGATTTTCCCGATGGTTTAATCACAAAGATGTATCCCATGTATTGATGGTTTTGAGTTTGTGGCTGATTTTTAAAGGTGTTCAATGGCGTACCCGTAATTCTGAAAGTTTTGCGATAGCATAAAATTGGTTGATTTTAGGGTTTTTACTGTTTATTTTTACAGAAAAATACCCGATGATTTTACCCAACCAACCCATAGTTGATATTTCCTGGCTGTCCGAAAATTTTGGAAATCCTCTTCTCAAGATTATTGAATCAAAACTAAAGCCAATTGGAGCTAACCATGATTGGGAAAGCGGTCAAAAAAATCCTGGGGCAGTGTTGCTTGACATAGAAGAAGATTTCTCTGATAAAAAATCAGATTTGCCTCACACGCTGCCAAATGAGGAGGATTTTTCTGCTGCTGCCCGAAAACTAGGCATCAATCAGGACGATATTTTAGTGATTTACGATCAGGTAGGAGTATATAGTAGCCCCCGGGCATGGTGGATGTTTAAGGTCATGGGACACAAAAATGTTTTTGTGCTCGATGGTGGCTTGCCGGCATGGACAAATGCAGGTCATAATACTGAGAAGGCAACCTGGGAACAAGTTAGGAATGGTAATTTTAAAGCCAGTTTTCAATCTGATTTATTTTTTGATACTCAAAATATCCTGGATAATCTTGAAAATAAAGAAATTCAGATACTGGACGCCCGTTCCGAAGGCAGATTTAATGGCACCGCCCCTGAGCCTCGGGCTGGAATGCGTGGTGGGCACATGCCCAATGCTGGCAACATCCCCTTTGATCAGGTTTTAAATGGTCATTATTTAAAATCTCCTGAAGATTTGAAAATTATTTTTGATAATAAATCAAAAGAGAATCAAAAGCTGGTAATGACCTGTGGATCAGGAGTTACAGCCAGTATCCTTGCCCTTGCGGCCACTATTTCAGGGAGAAAAGATGTAGCAGTTTACGATGGTTCCTGGTCAGAATGGGGCAGACCCGGTGATCTGCCGGTGGTAATATCTTAAATTACTTTGTATTGAAAATATCTGATAGAGCTTTTTCGAGGGTAGGAAATTGAAAAGAGGGGAGAATCTTTCTTTTGTTTTTGACTTTACTACTTCCTAATATTACGACCGACATTTCTCCTAAAATCAGTTTCAATAAAAAGGAAGGAACGGCAGGAAGCCATATTTTCTTGCTTAATATATTTGCCAAAGTTTGGGTAAAATCGCTATTTCTGAGGGTCTCCGGTGCTACCCCATTAAAAACACCTTCAATTTTTGTATTGACAATACTTTCATATAACATTCCGACCAGATCATCAATGTGAATCCATGACATCCATTGTTTTCCGGTACCGAGCGGTGATCCAAAATTATATTTTACTGGAAGTGCCATTTTGGATAGAGCACCACCTTTCTTATCTAATACCACTCCGGTTCGGATAATCGCCAATCTCAAATTATTGTTTTGGGCAAATTCTGTTTCAGTATGTTCCCAAAGATTGCAGGTATGTGCCATAAAATCATCTCCATTGGCCGAATCTTCAGCATTTTCTGATTCTCCGGAATCTCCTCCATAATAACCTATGGCTGAGCCGCCAATCAATGTTTTTAAGGTTTTAGGAACGAAATTTTGAAGGAATTTCAAGCTTTCAACTCTTGAATCAATGATTTCTCGTTTCCGGCTTTGAGTCCATCTTTTATCTGCTATACCTTCGCCAGCAAGATGCACCAATACTTCTACGTCTTCCATGGCTCCGGCTTCAAGAAAACCATTTTTATAATCCCATCTGAAATATTTCAAATCAGATGATTGCCGCTTTGATCTGCTCAAAATTCTTACTTCATGTCCTTCTCTTTGCAGTTTATTTGCCAAAGCTCGCCCTATTAATCCGCCACCGCCTGTGATTAGAATGATCATAAATTCTTTTTAAATTAATAACCCCCTAAAAATAGAATTTGTTTCAAAATAAAAGCCGGACAATTAGCCCGGCTCTCTTTTATCTTATTTCAATTTCATCGACCATGAGCCAACTTGGTTTTCCTGCTCCGTAGTGTCCCGCAGGTAATGGCCCGAAGTTTTCGGCCATAACTTTTACATATCTGTAATTCTGTTTGCCCAAGTCCACATTAAACTGTCTGACTGCTTTTGAAGTTTTGAAAGCAGTACCTAAATCTATTTTTTTCACAGATTCAAAGTTTTTATTGTCGTTTGAAACCCATATTTCAAAGTTTTTGGGAGGTAAAACCCAATCGTGATAATCAGATAGAAAAGCAATGCTCAGTCTTGTAAAGAGGGTTTTGGTTCCCAGGTCAATCACAGTGTTCAGGTTTTTGCCTTCAAATCCTATCCACTGATCTTTGCTGCCTTCATTGCCTTTAATGCCATCGGTCAAGGCAAGAGGGTCGTTGCCGGTATATCTTTTGGGTTGATTCTCGAGGGTATAGTTTTTTCTGCTCGAATTTCCGATTACAAAAGTTTGTACATTGTCACCACTTATTTTTGCCGCCGGCATCAAAAACTGCCGCAGCCAAAGTATGGTCTCCCAAAATTTTAATTTTGGTGGAAGGATTGTAAAGCAGAGAAGTAGCTATTGGGCTGCTTCCATCGAGTGTATATCTGATCTGCCCCGAAGGATGTGCCGTACTAAGTTTGACAACGGTCCTTTTTTGGGTATTTAGTTCGGTAGAAAAACTTACGTTGTTGGCTGATTTGGAATAATTTACTGCCATCAATTCCAGCCTTTTCAGATGGGTGTCGAGCCTTGAGGAGAAATTTATGAAATTCTTGGTTTTATCTGACCAGCCAATTTCGGCTATTGCCAATGCTCTGGGAAATAACATATATTCTGCATGTTGCGGAGTTTTAACATATTCCGTCCAGAGGTTTCCTTGTACTCCCAATATGTATTTTGCTTGCTCCGGGTTAAGCTCGGCGACTTGAGGTTCAAAGCTGTAAGTTTTTTCCAGATTCAAAAAACCTCCGATAGCAAGAGGCTCTTTGGCAGGATTGCCCTGATAATAATCCAGATACATATAGCTGGTGGGTGTCATGATTACATCGTGCATTTGTTTGGCGGCTTCAATACCTCCTTCAATTCCACGCCATGACATCACGGTAGCGTTGGGTGAGAGTCCTCCTTCCAGAATTTCATCCCAACCAATAATACGACGGCCTTTCGAAGTTACAAACTTGTCGATTCTCCTGATAAAATAACTTTGAAGTTCATGTTCATCTTTGAGGCCTTCTTTTTTCATCAAATCCTGACAAAAAGCCGAGGCCTTCCAGGAATCTTTGGGGCATTCATCGCCTCCAATATGGATATATTTTGAAGGGAAAAGATCCATCACTTCAGTCAGAACATCTTCCAGAAAAGAAAAAGTCTTTTCCGAAGGGCAATATACTTTATCCTCCACACCCCATAAGGTTCGCACTTCATAAGGTCCACCAGTACATCCCAGCTCTGGATATGCCGTAAGAGCACCCATGGCATGTCCGGGCATTTCGATTTCAGGAATAACCGTTACATATTTGGATTTGGCATACGCCACAATGTCTTTGATTTGATCCTGGGTATAAAATCCGCCATAAGGTTTTCCATCGAATTTTTGTTCCCGATAGTGTCCCACCATGGATTCTTTCCTTATCGAACCTACCTCAGTAAGTTTGGGGTATTTTTTTATTTCAATTCTCCAACCCTGGTCATCGGTCAAATGCCAATGCAGGGTGTTGATTTTATTTACAGCCAGATTATCAATGAGTTTTTTGATAAAATCAGCAGGGAAAAAATGACGGCTTACATCAAGCATAATTCCCCTGTACGGAAACCTGGGTTCGTCGGTAACGGTACAAGCAGAGGCGGCTAATATCGTTTTACTAATTCTGGAAGACCCGAATATTTCTATCGGTAATAGCTGAAGCAATGTCTGATAGCCATAAAAATGTCCTTTTGGATTTGATGCAGTTATCTCAATATTTTGAGGGCTGACTTTGAGTTCATAAGCCTCTTCGGCAAAAGCCGCATTGTTGATAAACCTTAAACCATTGGGTTTTAAGGTTTCTGTTATCTGATTCTCATATCCCCAAACCACTTTAATTTTCGTGGAGAGTTGTTCGGCTATTTTTCTGACTTCTGTATCTCCGGCAGGCACTATAATAGGAGTGGTGTTTGTTATTTTAAACTGGCCTTTTGCTACTTCCAGTTTTTGAGGTTTTGGAATAATATTATATGTGTTTTGAGCAAAAGAACTTAAAGAAATCAGGAAGAGGAAAAATATTTTTTTCATTTTATTAAGGTGAAATTTGACAAAAATCTCAAATCGTAATTTTAACGAAATTATCCGGAACAAATTATTTCATGATATTATGACCCATTTTATCTCTTTTGGTTCTGAGATATTCTTCATTGTATTGGTTGGCTTCTATTTCAATCGGAATACAATCTATTATTTCCAGACCGTAGCCAATCAGGCCCACCCGTTTTTTAGGATTATTGGAAATCAATCTGATTTTGGAAACGCCAAGGTTTCTAAGAATCTGAGCACCCACACCGTAGTCACGTTCGTCGGCAGCAAAACCCAGTTCAATATTGGCTTCGACCGTGTCGCGGCCTTGTTCCTGTAGTTTATAAGCTTTTAGTTTGTTGAGCAGTCCGATTCCTCTTCCTTCCTGATTCATATACAGAATCATTCCTTTTCCTTCATGATCAACCATCTGCATGGCGGCATGGAGTTGAGGGCCACAGTCGCAGCGGCAGGAACCGAAGATATCGCCTGTCACGCAGGAAGAATGCACCCTTACCATGATGGGTTCCTCGGGTTCCCAGGTGCCTTTTACCAGTGCCAGATGCAATTGTCCATTGTCAATTTGTCTGAAGGCTATCATCTCAAAATTTCCCCATTCGGTGGGCATATTTACGCCAATCTCTCTTTTTATGAGGGTTTCTTTTGAAATTCTATAACTGATGAGGTCTTTGATTGAAACCAGTTTGAGGTCAAATTTGTCCGCCAGTTTCCGGCATTCCGGCAGACGAGCCATTGTACCGTCTTCATTTAAAATTTCTATCAACACACCGGCAGGCTGAAGACCGGCCAATTTAGCCAAATCTATGGCCGCTTCAGTGTGTCCGGCTCTTCTGAGCACACCACCGTCGGCAGCCATCAATGGGAATATATGCCCCGGACGACCAAGGTCTTGGGGTTTGGTTTCTGAATCAACTAATGCATGGAGCGTTTTGGAGCGGTCCGAGGCTGAAATACCCGTTGTACAACCATGCCCCAAAAGGTCAACTGATACTGTAAAGGCAGTTTTATGTTCGGCGGTATTTTTACCTACCATCATATCCAGATTCAGTTCTTCGCATCTTTCTTTGGTCAGTGGAGCACACATGAGCCCCCGACCTTCTTTCACCATAAAATTTACGAGTTCCGGAGTTACCATTTCGGCAGCACATATAAAATCGCCTTCGTTTTCTCTGTCCTCATCATCAACCACTATCACCAGCTTTCCATTTCTAATATCTTCAATGGCTTCTTCGATGGTATCCAGCTTAATATCCTGCATTTTTATCATTTTTTTGCAAATTTACTATTCAAACCCTCTTGTTTCAGTATTTAGTTTCTCATATTTTGAATTCAGGATAATTTCAAAGTAATGCCGGTCCAATTTTTCGGAATAATTATTTAAATAAATAGACCTTGTGATTTTCGGGTGCTATATTTCGGACATTTAAAGGGCTTAGCGGAAAAACTTATTTTTTCGAAAATTATATGAATATGAAAAAGATATTTTTATTACTTGTCTGGATAGGGTTTATTTCTTTTTCCTGTAAAAAAAATAAGGCTGTCCATCTAAAAAGTGAGAGCCCTGTGGCCAAAGTGCAGCCCAAAGAATGGGTGATAGATTATTCAGAACCGGTATGGCATGATGAATTTGATGAAGCCGGTAAGCCCGATATTTCGAAATGGTCTTACGATATGGGTGGACATGGCTGGGGCAATCAGGAGCTGCAATATTACACCGATGCACTCCAAAATGCCATTAACGAATATGGGTATTTGAATATCAATGCTTTAAAGCAAAAAAAAGGAACCAATAATTACACTTCTGCACGCCTGGTTTCAAAAAACAAAGGAGATTTTACCTATGGCAGGGTTGAGGTAAAAGCCAAACTTCCCAAGGGTGTTGGAACCTGGCCGGCGATCTGGATGCTGGCCTCACAAACTACTTATGGACAAACCTTTTGGCCTGATAACGGGGAAATTGATATCATGGAACATGTAGGATTTGATCAGAATGTGGTACATGGGAATGTACACACCAAGGCGTTTAATCATACAATTGGAACCAATAAAGGCAATCATATTACCGTACCCAAGGCTTCAGATAAATTTAATATTTATGCTGTCAATTGGTTTCCTAATAGAATTGAATTTGAAATTAACGGCGGGAAATATTTTGAGTTTAAAAAAGACTCTTCCTATCAGTGGGAACAATGGCCCTTTGATAAAAAATTCCATATCATACTCAATATTGCCGTTGGTGGCGGTTGGGGAGGCCAAAAAGGAGTGGACGACAATATTTTCCCTCAAACTATGCAAGTAGATTATGTAAGGGTTTATGGAATTAAAGAGAAATAATGCAACACAAAAAACTCTCAATGGATGAGCTCCAACGCAAAAGTGTGGAGGAATTTAAAACATCGAAAAAAAACAATATCGCAGTGCTGCTCGACGATATACGCAGCATGTCAAATGTAGGCTCGGTTTTCCGATCTTCTGACGCCTTCAATGTCGAAAAGATATATTTGTGCGGTATTACGTCCTCACCTCCACATCGGGAAATCGAAAAAACGGCCCTTGGAGCTACAGAATCAGTAGATTGGGAATATCACGAAAACGCAGTGGAATTGCTTAATAACCTGGTGAAAGATGGCTGGATTCCTCTGGTGATTGAGCAGGTCGAAAACAGCATTAAGCTCAACGATTTTAAGCCCGAACCCAATAAAAAATATCTGATAATTCTTGGTAATGAGGTTTTTGGAGTAAATCAGGAATTGATTGGGCTTTCTGATATCGTTTTGGAAATACCCCAGTTTGGCACCAAACATTCCTTAAACATTGCAGTCACTGCCGGAATAGTACTTTGGGATTTAACTCAAAAAACTCTTAGCCTCAGCTGATTATTGGAAAATTATAGGGAAGATTCTTGTAAGCCCTTCGTATTGAATTTCAATAAAATGTTTGCCAGTCGGTTTCAAGTATTTGAGATCAACCTCGTAAGGAGTTGCAAGATTACCGATCGCCCCCTGGTGAACCATCTGTCCGTTTACATTATAGATCTTGAAATTAATTTTCTTAATATCCAGATTTGATGCTAAATAAAATTTGCCATCATAACTTGGGTTGGGATAAATCTGAATTCCGTAGAGCTTTTCGTTTAAATCAATCGATAACAAAGTGGAAGGTCCTGAAATACATTGTAAAACACCACCTGTTGGTTTTGGAAACTGTTAACTGTTTTGACAGAATAAATCCCATCTTTCTTCAGTGAAATTGAAGGGGTGGTTTGAGAAGACAATAAATTATTGTCGAGGAACCAATCATATCTGGTGACAACCTCAGTGGAAGTTGCTTTAAGCTCGTACGGCCCATTTTTTTCAATCAAGGGCGTTTTTGGGTTT
The sequence above is a segment of the Cytophagaceae bacterium genome. Coding sequences within it:
- a CDS encoding T9SS type A sorting domain-containing protein; amino-acid sequence: MLSIDLNEKLYGIQIYPNPSYDGKFYLASNLDIKKINFKIYNVNGQMVHQGAIGNLATPYEVDLKYLKPTGKHFIEIQYEGLTRIFPIIFQ